The proteins below are encoded in one region of Peribacillus muralis:
- a CDS encoding catalase family peroxidase, with translation MEGKDNSKPELASEAVDAIEKVVGTYPGYRRAHARGYVYKGVFTPNGKASTLTVAAHLQDEAVPVVIRFSNSSPVPSHPDAHSPVKGMAVKFQLPGGGETDLITVTIPLFFAKTPEAFVDIAHFIKTAKDGFPNLKELGGILLKYPESKAGLQMLKEMRSPASFATCQYYSIHAFYFMNAQGRRQAIKYEWVPDAGLSMLEKKEAAEHPEYYLEEEMEERIKQGPVGFKLNIQIGGEKDPADDPTIAWSEDKQAITVGHLLITDKLESSLDHLLFDPTNIPEGIECSNDPILHFRHRAYAVSYARRTHGQ, from the coding sequence ATGGAGGGAAAGGACAATTCAAAACCTGAGCTAGCCAGTGAAGCGGTGGATGCGATTGAAAAAGTAGTTGGAACATATCCAGGCTACCGGCGGGCACATGCGAGGGGATATGTGTATAAGGGGGTTTTTACCCCGAACGGAAAAGCATCGACGCTTACTGTTGCTGCCCATCTTCAGGATGAAGCCGTACCTGTGGTCATCCGGTTTTCGAATAGCTCACCGGTCCCGAGTCATCCTGATGCACATTCACCTGTAAAGGGCATGGCCGTCAAATTCCAATTGCCAGGCGGGGGGGAAACAGACCTCATTACGGTGACCATTCCGCTCTTCTTTGCGAAAACACCTGAGGCTTTCGTTGATATCGCCCACTTTATCAAAACTGCAAAAGACGGTTTTCCTAATCTGAAAGAGTTGGGGGGAATCCTGTTGAAATACCCGGAGAGCAAGGCAGGTCTGCAGATGCTTAAAGAAATGCGTTCTCCAGCCAGCTTCGCAACGTGTCAATATTACTCCATACATGCTTTTTACTTCATGAACGCACAAGGAAGGCGTCAGGCGATCAAGTATGAGTGGGTGCCCGATGCCGGCCTTAGCATGCTGGAGAAGAAGGAGGCAGCCGAGCACCCTGAATATTATTTGGAAGAAGAAATGGAAGAAAGAATCAAGCAAGGACCAGTAGGTTTTAAATTGAACATTCAAATAGGAGGCGAAAAGGATCCGGCTGACGATCCGACCATCGCTTGGTCGGAAGACAAACAGGCAATCACTGTCGGGCATTTACTAATTACTGATAAGCTGGAATCTTCTTTAGATCATCTGCTGTTTGATCCGACCAATATCCCCGAAGGAATTGAGTGTTCGAATGATCCGATCCTGCATTTTCGCCATCGCGCATATGCCGTTTCATATGCGCGCCGGACACATGGCCAATGA
- a CDS encoding ABC1 kinase family protein: MFGKRLKHAHRYQEIINAFLKNGFGYFIYRLGLSESKAASNLQPDENLNLRSIGERLQTILQSLGPTFIKLGQIASTRRDFVPEEIVRELEKLQDQVTPFPFDKVRKIVEAELGDSLENLFLEFQQKPLATASIGQVHAARLPSQEVVAIKVQRPDILPKVETDLEILDDLARLMEARISWARRYQIRKMIDEFAKSLRAELDYNAEGRNGERIAKKFIHDQGLKIPRIHWEYSTKRILTMDFIQGIKINHYKQLDEEGYDRRIIAERLANSLLQQILIDGFYHGDPHPGNIIILPGNVVTLMDFGMVGRLEDEMKYQFASLVINLKRGSTNGLIKTLSDMGLLTDETNMASLRGDIDELRNKYYDIPLSQISLGGAVNDLFTVANRHHIQIPPEFTMLGKALLTMEAIVEELDPHFSIMKAAEPFGERLFKERYNPKNIARNTWSQFIESAEAIAELPKDIREVTGIIKKGKLRLDINIPELQVFLHKLDQISNRLSFSIILLAFSIIMVGLIIGSAIGGETLLLWKIPVIEIGFVVATLMFLLMLYTIFRSGKM, encoded by the coding sequence ATGTTTGGCAAACGACTGAAACACGCACATCGTTACCAAGAAATCATTAATGCCTTTTTGAAAAATGGCTTTGGATACTTCATCTACCGTCTCGGGTTATCGGAAAGCAAGGCAGCATCGAACCTCCAGCCCGATGAAAACCTGAACCTCCGCTCGATTGGTGAGCGGTTGCAGACGATCTTACAAAGCCTTGGTCCCACTTTCATTAAACTTGGACAGATTGCAAGTACTCGGCGTGATTTCGTTCCGGAAGAAATTGTCCGCGAACTGGAAAAACTGCAGGACCAGGTTACCCCCTTTCCTTTTGATAAGGTACGCAAAATAGTTGAAGCAGAATTGGGTGACTCTTTGGAAAACCTTTTTCTTGAATTCCAACAAAAACCGCTTGCAACCGCATCGATTGGACAGGTACATGCTGCACGGCTTCCGTCACAGGAAGTCGTAGCAATCAAAGTCCAGCGTCCCGATATTTTGCCGAAAGTGGAAACGGATTTGGAAATCCTCGATGATTTGGCAAGACTGATGGAAGCGCGCATTTCCTGGGCAAGGCGCTACCAAATCAGGAAAATGATTGATGAATTCGCTAAATCACTTCGCGCAGAACTCGATTATAATGCAGAGGGCCGCAATGGGGAGAGGATAGCCAAGAAATTCATCCATGATCAGGGGCTGAAAATACCAAGAATTCATTGGGAGTATTCGACCAAAAGAATCCTAACGATGGATTTCATCCAAGGTATTAAGATCAATCACTATAAACAGCTTGATGAGGAAGGATATGATCGACGGATAATCGCCGAAAGATTAGCGAATTCGCTGCTTCAGCAAATTTTGATCGATGGTTTTTATCATGGCGATCCCCACCCTGGCAATATCATCATTTTGCCAGGGAATGTCGTCACACTCATGGATTTCGGAATGGTGGGACGATTGGAGGACGAAATGAAATATCAGTTCGCCTCGCTTGTCATCAATCTGAAACGCGGTAGCACCAATGGATTGATCAAAACGCTTTCCGATATGGGGCTTCTGACGGACGAAACGAATATGGCTTCCTTGAGGGGGGATATCGATGAACTGCGAAATAAATATTATGATATCCCATTAAGTCAAATAAGCTTAGGCGGAGCGGTCAATGATCTGTTCACGGTGGCCAATCGGCATCATATCCAAATCCCCCCGGAATTCACCATGCTCGGGAAGGCTTTGCTTACGATGGAGGCAATAGTCGAGGAGCTGGATCCACATTTCAGCATCATGAAGGCAGCCGAACCTTTTGGGGAAAGGCTTTTCAAGGAACGCTACAATCCGAAAAATATTGCAAGGAATACCTGGAGCCAATTTATCGAGTCGGCTGAAGCCATCGCTGAACTTCCGAAGGATATCAGGGAAGTGACAGGCATCATCAAAAAAGGGAAATTGCGCTTGGATATTAACATTCCCGAGCTTCAAGTTTTTTTACATAAGCTTGATCAAATCTCGAACCGCCTTTCCTTCAGTATCATCCTGCTTGCCTTCAGCATTATCATGGTCGGCCTCATAATCGGCTCGGCGATAGGCGGGGAAACGCTGCTGCTATGGAAAATCCCGGTGATCGAAATTGGATTTGTCGTTGCCACCCTGATGTTTTTGCTCATGCTTTATACCATTTTCCGATCGGGTAAAATGTAA
- a CDS encoding phasin family protein, translated as MDLLKNVFSLGLGAAAATKEQIEKAVDSLVKKGDISKEDSKVLIKQWVEKGEQAQKQLDESVKLKVNQAISGLNLATKEEVRELERRITILEQQNQKTQP; from the coding sequence ATGGACTTATTAAAAAATGTGTTCTCTTTAGGTTTGGGAGCTGCCGCTGCTACGAAGGAACAAATTGAAAAAGCAGTGGACTCGCTTGTGAAAAAAGGCGATATCAGTAAAGAAGACTCTAAGGTTCTGATTAAGCAGTGGGTGGAAAAAGGGGAACAAGCACAAAAACAACTGGATGAATCCGTCAAGCTTAAAGTCAATCAAGCAATCAGCGGACTAAACTTGGCAACGAAAGAAGAAGTTCGGGAATTGGAGCGTCGCATTACCATTTTAGAGCAGCAAAACCAAAAGACACAACCATGA
- the sigY gene encoding RNA polymerase sigma factor SigY, whose translation MGEKNLIKAAKNGDDGALAELFQSSYPFLLKYLLKLTYNRQNAEDLVQETYSKAIENLSRFKGTSKFSTWLISIATRLYLDQQRRRKRELNWLKQEQSLRKLKWEAQSNNQVWDDVMEALGQLNDGLRVPVILKHYYGFSYEEIGAIISIPEGTVKSRVHKGIKTIRKELAPNEEGSVRISKTLSQE comes from the coding sequence ATGGGCGAAAAAAATCTGATTAAAGCGGCAAAAAATGGCGATGACGGAGCTTTGGCGGAATTGTTTCAAAGTTCCTATCCTTTTCTGCTTAAATATTTATTGAAATTGACCTATAATCGCCAAAATGCAGAGGACTTGGTTCAGGAGACCTATTCGAAGGCCATCGAGAATCTTTCGAGGTTCAAGGGTACTTCAAAATTTTCCACTTGGTTGATTTCCATTGCAACACGGCTATATTTGGACCAGCAACGCAGGAGGAAACGTGAATTGAATTGGTTGAAACAAGAGCAGTCACTACGCAAGCTGAAATGGGAGGCACAAAGCAATAACCAAGTATGGGATGATGTGATGGAAGCATTAGGACAGTTGAACGATGGTTTACGGGTTCCTGTCATATTGAAGCATTACTATGGTTTTTCTTACGAAGAAATAGGCGCGATAATCAGCATTCCGGAAGGGACGGTAAAATCCCGTGTCCATAAGGGCATCAAAACCATAAGAAAGGAGCTGGCACCGAATGAAGAAGGATCAGTCAGGATATCCAAAACACTCAGCCAAGAATGA
- a CDS encoding YxlC family protein, translating into MKKDQSGYPKHSAKNDLVVVDQLNRSLENFDEAISFEIPHPSFFEEKIKIQRAETKRKRLRELLFFTVTAAVILSFLFFALYLQPEMFLVLQVLTVVFICCYTVYVKRKVKMCHEQT; encoded by the coding sequence ATGAAGAAGGATCAGTCAGGATATCCAAAACACTCAGCCAAGAATGATCTTGTTGTTGTCGACCAATTGAATAGGAGCCTGGAGAATTTTGATGAGGCGATATCTTTTGAGATTCCACATCCGTCGTTTTTTGAAGAGAAAATTAAAATCCAGCGTGCAGAGACTAAAAGAAAACGGCTGCGGGAATTGCTTTTTTTTACAGTAACTGCTGCAGTCATCCTATCTTTCCTGTTTTTTGCGCTATACCTTCAGCCGGAAATGTTCCTAGTGCTCCAGGTGCTGACAGTGGTTTTCATTTGTTGTTACACGGTATACGTGAAAAGGAAGGTGAAGATGTGTCATGAGCAAACTTGA
- a CDS encoding glutathione peroxidase: MGIYDFSAERINGKEVSLEQYKGQVLIVVNTASECGFTPQYEDLQKLYDRYKDKGLNILGFPCNQFGAQEPGQNEEVETFCQLNYGVSFPLFNKVDVRGSQAHPLFPYLTDQAPFTGLENKPGGKMLQAMLQTEHPEFLIDDSIKWNFTKFLIDRDGNVVKRFESVEAPFEMEGAIEKLL; the protein is encoded by the coding sequence GTGGGTATATATGATTTTTCAGCAGAGCGAATCAATGGCAAGGAAGTTTCTTTGGAACAATATAAAGGACAGGTTCTTATTGTAGTCAATACCGCAAGTGAATGTGGTTTCACTCCGCAATATGAAGATCTTCAAAAGTTGTATGATCGATATAAAGATAAAGGATTGAACATCTTAGGGTTTCCATGCAATCAGTTTGGCGCTCAAGAGCCTGGGCAAAATGAAGAAGTAGAGACGTTTTGTCAATTGAATTACGGTGTTAGCTTCCCTTTATTCAATAAAGTCGATGTAAGAGGAAGCCAGGCGCACCCTTTGTTTCCATATTTAACTGATCAAGCCCCGTTTACTGGACTTGAGAATAAACCTGGCGGGAAAATGCTGCAGGCAATGCTGCAAACGGAACATCCGGAATTCTTGATAGATGATTCAATTAAGTGGAATTTCACTAAATTTCTAATCGATCGTGATGGAAATGTCGTGAAGCGCTTTGAATCGGTCGAAGCACCTTTTGAAATGGAAGGTGCTATTGAAAAGCTTTTATAG
- a CDS encoding YbjQ family protein: MIIVTTNTVPGKEIKDLKGLVKGNCVQSKHIGKDILAGLRTIVGGEINEYTEMMKEARQKAIGRMVEEAKERGANAIVAMRLETSAIMQNTCEIIAYGTAVHVE, encoded by the coding sequence ATGATTATCGTGACTACTAATACGGTTCCTGGTAAAGAAATCAAAGATTTAAAGGGCCTTGTTAAGGGGAACTGTGTTCAATCCAAACATATCGGAAAAGATATTCTTGCTGGATTAAGAACCATTGTCGGTGGTGAAATCAATGAGTATACCGAAATGATGAAAGAGGCCAGGCAAAAAGCTATTGGCAGGATGGTGGAAGAAGCGAAAGAAAGAGGGGCGAACGCCATTGTGGCCATGCGTTTGGAAACTTCAGCTATCATGCAAAACACTTGTGAAATCATCGCCTATGGCACTGCCGTTCATGTGGAATGA